From Halapricum desulfuricans, a single genomic window includes:
- a CDS encoding hydrogenase small subunit, with protein MATAQQGRRPTERLHQDSKYDFLSLAVDREPGDVISEFSTEINAALDRAVEDDLDVAWLQGQSCTGCTISLLQGEYPEQFQLERFRESIAFHPTLMTDAGDRALEAIETAPDVLIVEGSIPVDVPRAATLGVDRDGARRPILDWVVELAERAEVVIAVGSCAAYGGLPAAGKRDPEAVRASPTGASGVQFEGIDRGGVLGPEFTAGSDLPVINVPGCPTHPDHILLTLATVLNGYIPTLDEFNRPLPLFAPLVHDDCTRRPDYEAKNFASEPGESGCLYEAGCAGVHANCDDSKRLRNGGTTICRDVGAPCIGCVEPAFWDRFTPFYETRETREEIGEPEPIEESSRAIPRPESRLAGLLIAIPVCVLLLPLLPVVGALWLVGRWFGPDGPIAWRDDPRNRTVGDR; from the coding sequence ATGGCGACGGCCCAACAGGGTAGGCGTCCCACGGAACGGCTACACCAGGACTCGAAGTACGATTTCCTCTCGCTGGCAGTCGACCGCGAGCCGGGCGACGTGATCTCGGAGTTCTCGACGGAGATCAACGCTGCGCTGGATCGTGCCGTCGAAGACGATCTCGATGTCGCATGGCTTCAGGGGCAGAGCTGCACCGGCTGTACGATCTCGCTGCTCCAGGGGGAGTACCCGGAACAGTTCCAGCTCGAACGGTTCCGGGAGTCGATCGCCTTCCACCCGACGCTGATGACCGACGCTGGAGACAGGGCACTCGAGGCGATCGAGACTGCTCCGGACGTGTTGATCGTCGAAGGATCGATTCCGGTAGACGTCCCGCGCGCAGCGACGCTCGGCGTCGATCGGGACGGGGCTCGTCGACCGATCCTCGACTGGGTGGTCGAACTCGCGGAACGCGCCGAGGTGGTCATCGCCGTCGGGAGCTGTGCCGCCTACGGCGGGCTGCCGGCCGCCGGGAAGCGTGATCCGGAGGCGGTTCGAGCGAGTCCGACCGGTGCGTCCGGCGTCCAGTTCGAGGGGATCGACCGGGGCGGCGTGTTGGGTCCGGAGTTCACCGCCGGCTCCGACCTTCCGGTGATCAACGTTCCCGGCTGTCCCACGCACCCGGATCACATCCTGTTGACGCTCGCGACCGTCCTGAACGGCTACATCCCGACTCTCGACGAGTTCAACCGGCCGCTGCCGCTTTTCGCCCCGCTCGTTCACGACGACTGTACCCGTCGGCCGGACTACGAGGCGAAAAACTTCGCGTCGGAGCCGGGCGAATCGGGGTGTCTCTACGAGGCCGGCTGTGCCGGCGTCCACGCCAACTGTGACGACTCCAAGCGGCTGCGAAACGGCGGGACCACCATCTGCCGGGACGTCGGCGCGCCCTGCATTGGCTGTGTCGAGCCGGCCTTCTGGGACCGGTTCACCCCGTTCTACGAGACCCGCGAGACGAGAGAGGAGATCGGCGAGCCCGAACCGATCGAGGAATCGAGTCGCGCGATACCGAGGCCGGAGAGCCGTCTCGCCGGGTTGCTGATCGCGATTCCGGTGTGTGTCCTGCTTTTGCCCCTGCTTCCCGTCGTTGGGGCGTTGTGGCTCGTCGGTCGCTGGTTCGGCCCGGACGGACCGATCGCCTGGCGCGACGATCCACGAAACCGAACGGTCGGTGATCGCTGA